A DNA window from Impatiens glandulifera chromosome 7, dImpGla2.1, whole genome shotgun sequence contains the following coding sequences:
- the LOC124910735 gene encoding uncharacterized protein LOC124910735 produces MENENDHLLEINLISAQGLKTPSTNLRRLQTYAIAWIDPSSKLRTRLDIVGGENPTWNEKFLFRVTAHFLSSQTSGITIEIYSIGYIKDPLLGTVRFLLSSCIPNGGGAATPAFTAVQIRRPSGRFQGVLNIAATVHNGGLGLASINGLQAISFRDLNGDNRRRRLGHRRKGSSNKSEKSSGDGDDASDGGESTTSSSSISSMALKEMNNEIGEELAGKKEMESDGGGAMLCGLFLHQRKLHFGPSDENIRAFTSSMWKRKD; encoded by the coding sequence ATGGAGAACGAAAATGATCATCTTTTGGAGATCAACCTAATCTCCGCACAAGGTCTCAAAACTCCATCCACCAATCTCCGCCGTTTACAAACCTACGCAATCGCTTGGATCGATCCATCTTCCAAGCTTCGAACAAGACTCGACATCGTCGGCGGTGAAAACCCTACATGGAACGAGAAATTCCTATTTCGAGTCACCGCCCATTTCCTCTCAAGCCAAACCTCCGGTATAACAATCGAGATCTACTCAATCGGTTACATTAAAGATCCTCTCCTCGGCACCGTTCGATTTCTCCTCAGCAGTTGTATCCCTAACGGAGGCGGCGCCGCCACCCCTGCTTTCACCGCCGTTCAGATCCGCCGTCCTTCCGGTAGATTCCAAGGCGTTCTCAACATCGCCGCAACTGTTCATAACGGAGGATTAGGTTTAGCATCGATTAATGGATTACAAGCGATTAGTTTTCGAGATCTTAACGGAGATAATCGACGGCGACGGTTAGGTCATCGGAGGAAGGGATCTTCTAACAAGAGTGAGAAATCGTCCGGCGACGGTGATGATGCATCCGACGGCGGTGAATCGACGACGTCTTCGTCGTCGATCTCATCTATGGCGTTGAAGGAGATGAATAATGAGATTGGAGAAGAATTGGCGGGAAAAAAAGAGATGGAATCGGACGGTGGTGGTGCTATGCTGTGTGGTCTATTCTTGCATCAAAGGAAGCTTCATTTTGGACCGTCGGATGAAAATATTCGAGCGTTTACATCATCTATGTGGAAGAGAAAGGATTGA